From a single Shewanella donghaensis genomic region:
- a CDS encoding bacterioferritin-associated ferredoxin gives MYVCLCHGITDTQIREAVSKHGDSSLADVKKRLGVADQCGKCARMANNIIQAQVDIEPNFYEVA, from the coding sequence ATGTACGTTTGTCTTTGTCACGGAATTACTGATACCCAAATCAGAGAAGCAGTAAGCAAGCATGGCGATAGCTCTTTAGCTGACGTTAAAAAACGCTTAGGTGTAGCTGATCAATGTGGTAAATGTGCACGTATGGCAAATAACATTATCCAAGCTCAAGTTGATATCGAACCTAACTTCTATGAAGTAGCTTAA
- the parC gene encoding DNA topoisomerase IV subunit A, whose amino-acid sequence MSDAIELSLDGVEQMPLRRFTEEAYLNYSMYVIMDRALPHIGDGLKPVQRRIIYAMSELGLSAQSKPKKSARTVGDVLGKYHPHGDSACYEAMVLMAQPFSYRYPLVKGQGNWGAPDDPKSFAAMRYTEATLSKFSEVLLSELGQGTVDWGVNFDGTMKEPKSLPARLPHILLNGITGIAVGMATDIPPHNVRELVSACVELLDNPKAELDRLMELVPGPDYPTNAEIITPSKDIAKIYETGRGSIKMRAVYDVDSGEIVITSLPHQASSGKILEQMANQMQAKKLPMVADLRDESDHENPVRLIIVPRSNRVDCDQLMAHLFATTDLEKSFRVNLNVLGLDGRPRVKGLKEMLTEWLSYRISTVTRRLQYRLDKVLARLHILDALMIAFLNIDEVIEIIRFNDEPKKELISRFNLSDKQAEAILELKLRHLAKLEEFKITAEQEELAAERDKLQLILSSERRLKTLVKKELIQDGDTFGDDRRSPIIERLESKALTEQELTPAEAVTVVLSDKGWVRCAKGSDIDGEGLNYKAGDSFLCSASGKSNQPSVFIDSTGRAFATDTHTLPSARSQGEPITTRFNLSPGAVMRHVLMGNDAQCYLLASDAGYGFIGSYADMVSRNKAGKALLSLPANAESLKPKLVNKGIPQSIMAITNEGRMLIFDVDALPQLSKGKGNKIIGIPTDRSKSREELLIHLDVVPQDASVTLWAGKRKLTLKPSDLEHYRGERGRRGAKLPRGLQRVDSVDIELNGQAVDDTDEPTES is encoded by the coding sequence ATGAGTGATGCGATTGAATTAAGCCTTGATGGTGTAGAGCAAATGCCGCTACGCCGCTTTACTGAAGAGGCTTATTTAAACTATTCAATGTACGTGATCATGGATCGCGCTTTGCCACATATTGGCGATGGTTTAAAGCCAGTTCAACGTCGTATTATTTACGCCATGAGCGAGTTAGGATTATCAGCTCAATCTAAGCCTAAAAAGTCTGCAAGAACCGTAGGTGACGTATTAGGTAAGTATCACCCCCATGGTGATAGTGCCTGTTATGAGGCGATGGTATTAATGGCTCAGCCATTTTCATACCGATATCCGTTAGTTAAAGGTCAGGGTAATTGGGGCGCGCCAGACGATCCTAAATCATTCGCTGCAATGCGTTATACCGAAGCAACCTTATCAAAATTCTCTGAAGTTTTATTATCAGAATTAGGCCAAGGCACGGTTGATTGGGGCGTTAACTTTGACGGCACCATGAAAGAGCCAAAATCCTTACCTGCAAGATTGCCGCATATTTTATTAAACGGTATTACCGGTATTGCTGTTGGTATGGCGACCGATATTCCACCCCATAATGTTCGCGAGTTAGTGTCAGCGTGTGTGGAGTTATTGGATAACCCTAAAGCGGAACTTGATCGCTTAATGGAGCTTGTTCCTGGGCCTGATTATCCGACCAATGCCGAGATCATTACCCCAAGTAAAGACATTGCCAAAATTTATGAAACTGGTCGTGGCTCTATTAAAATGCGAGCGGTCTATGACGTTGATAGTGGCGAGATTGTTATTACATCTTTGCCGCATCAAGCAAGTAGTGGCAAGATTTTAGAGCAAATGGCTAACCAAATGCAGGCGAAGAAGCTGCCAATGGTTGCTGATTTACGTGATGAGTCTGATCATGAGAATCCAGTTCGATTAATTATTGTACCTCGTTCTAATCGGGTTGATTGCGATCAACTAATGGCGCATCTTTTTGCAACCACTGATTTAGAAAAAAGCTTTCGTGTTAACTTGAATGTGCTTGGTCTTGATGGCCGCCCAAGGGTTAAAGGCCTGAAAGAGATGCTAACTGAGTGGCTTAGTTACCGTATCTCAACAGTGACACGTCGTTTGCAGTACCGTCTTGATAAGGTGCTGGCAAGATTACATATTCTTGATGCATTGATGATTGCCTTCTTAAATATTGATGAAGTCATCGAGATCATTCGTTTCAATGACGAACCTAAGAAAGAGCTTATTTCACGATTTAATTTATCGGATAAACAAGCTGAAGCTATTTTAGAATTAAAATTACGTCACTTAGCCAAACTTGAAGAATTTAAGATTACGGCAGAGCAAGAAGAGTTAGCGGCTGAGCGTGATAAATTACAACTTATCTTGAGTTCAGAGCGCCGTCTAAAGACACTGGTGAAGAAAGAGCTTATTCAAGATGGCGACACTTTCGGTGATGACCGTCGTTCACCTATCATTGAGCGCTTAGAGTCAAAAGCCTTAACTGAGCAAGAGTTAACTCCAGCAGAAGCGGTTACCGTGGTGCTTTCTGACAAAGGTTGGGTTCGTTGCGCTAAAGGCAGTGACATTGATGGTGAAGGATTAAATTACAAAGCGGGCGATAGCTTCTTATGTAGCGCGAGTGGTAAGAGTAATCAACCTTCGGTATTTATTGACTCTACAGGTCGAGCATTTGCTACTGATACCCATACTTTACCTTCAGCTCGAAGTCAGGGAGAGCCGATAACGACTCGATTTAACTTGTCACCAGGTGCAGTGATGCGTCATGTGTTGATGGGAAATGATGCGCAATGTTACCTCTTAGCAAGTGATGCGGGTTATGGCTTTATTGGTTCATATGCCGATATGGTCAGTCGTAATAAGGCGGGTAAAGCGCTACTGAGTTTGCCAGCTAATGCAGAATCCTTGAAACCTAAATTGGTTAATAAAGGTATTCCTCAGTCGATTATGGCGATTACCAATGAAGGGCGGATGCTGATCTTTGATGTTGATGCATTGCCGCAATTGTCCAAAGGTAAGGGCAATAAGATTATTGGTATTCCAACCGATCGTTCTAAGAGCCGAGAAGAGCTATTGATTCACCTTGATGTTGTCCCACAAGATGCGTCAGTCACGCTATGGGCTGGTAAACGTAAGTTAACCTTGAAACCATCTGACTTAGAGCATTACCGTGGTGAGAGAGGACGTAGAGGCGCTAAATTACCTCGAGGCCTGCAACGTGTTGACAGTGTTGATATCGAACTCAATGGGCAAGCTGTTGATGATACTGATGAACCAACAGAATCATAA
- a CDS encoding PQQ-dependent sugar dehydrogenase: MSKIIIKMDIKQITTVFKALSVLALTQLLVVKAYAEDPMMITVTKGFGLTLYASDLGDAKQMAMGSKGTLFVGSKKSGTIYALVDSDNDGQVNKRYLIGKGLEYPEALAFHNGDLYVADDDRILRFKDIENRLRRPGRPKEIYSGLPSVERKHARGMSFGPDGRLYISIGSPCNVCESPAPFGSMLAIDIESGDTEQVASGLRRVIGFDWAPNTEKLWFADQGRNWMGDNMPADEINRIDVKGSHFGFPYIHGDNVVEPSFKKPDNLNISEPEFELPAHVKPTSLMFYEGEQFPERYHHQLFVAENGSWNRSSKIGYQVVMLTVDGDQVIDRERVISFLDGEFPVARPYDLINAPDGAMFISDDLKGNVYRFFYKEPEQSQDNK; this comes from the coding sequence ATGTCGAAAATAATAATTAAAATGGATATCAAGCAGATTACAACAGTGTTTAAAGCACTGTCTGTATTGGCTTTAACACAATTACTTGTTGTTAAAGCTTATGCTGAAGATCCTATGATGATTACTGTTACCAAAGGATTTGGACTTACGCTTTATGCTTCTGATTTAGGCGATGCTAAACAGATGGCAATGGGCAGTAAGGGAACCTTGTTTGTCGGTTCAAAGAAAAGCGGCACTATATACGCCCTAGTCGATTCAGATAATGATGGTCAAGTTAATAAACGGTATTTAATTGGCAAAGGATTAGAGTACCCAGAAGCATTAGCCTTTCATAATGGCGACTTGTATGTTGCAGATGATGATCGTATTTTGCGTTTTAAGGATATTGAAAATCGTTTAAGACGACCTGGTAGACCAAAAGAAATCTACTCTGGTTTACCCAGCGTAGAAAGAAAACATGCCCGTGGGATGAGTTTTGGCCCTGATGGACGCTTATACATCTCTATCGGTTCCCCCTGTAATGTGTGCGAATCTCCAGCCCCTTTTGGCAGTATGTTAGCCATCGATATAGAATCTGGTGACACTGAACAAGTGGCATCAGGGTTAAGACGGGTCATTGGCTTTGATTGGGCTCCAAACACCGAGAAGTTATGGTTTGCCGACCAAGGGCGTAATTGGATGGGTGATAATATGCCTGCCGATGAAATTAACCGAATTGATGTTAAGGGTAGCCATTTTGGATTCCCTTATATCCATGGTGACAATGTTGTTGAACCTTCCTTCAAAAAGCCTGACAACCTGAATATTTCCGAACCAGAATTTGAACTTCCTGCACACGTGAAGCCAACAAGCTTAATGTTTTATGAAGGTGAGCAATTTCCTGAGCGTTACCATCACCAATTGTTTGTTGCGGAAAATGGCTCATGGAACCGTTCAAGTAAGATTGGTTATCAAGTGGTTATGCTAACTGTTGATGGAGACCAAGTTATCGATCGTGAAAGAGTGATAAGCTTTTTAGACGGTGAATTTCCCGTAGCTAGACCCTATGACCTAATTAATGCACCTGATGGTGCGATGTTCATCTCTGATGACTTAAAAGGCAATGTATACCGCTTTTTTTACAAAGAGCCAGAACAATCACAGGATAATAAATAA
- the parE gene encoding DNA topoisomerase IV subunit B, with protein MSNQYTSDAIEVLNGLDPVKRRPGMYTDTTRPNHLGQEVIDNSVDEALAGHASKIEVVLHADNSLEVTDDGRGMPVDIHPEEGIPGVELILTKLHAGGKFSNKNYQFSGGLHGVGISVVNALSTRVEITVRRDAQVYDMAFESGDKVEDLTVTGTCGRRNTGTRVHFWPDASYFDSGNFSITKLLHLLRAKAVLCPGLRIKFSNKQNGEVHEWFYESGLTDYLKEAVKDSVLLPEEPFVGSFTGKVDAAEWAITWLPEGGDSLYESYVNLIPTPLGGTHVNGFRQGLLESMREFCEFRNLVPRGIKLSPEDIWDKASFILSIKMQDPQFSGQTKEKLSSRQSSAFVSGVVRDAFSLWLNSNTDQAELLAELCINNAQKRLKAAKKVARKKVTAGPALPGKLTDCSGQDPMRGELFLVEGDSAGGSAKQARDREFQAIMPLRGKILNTWEVDASQVLASQEVHDISVAIGCDPDSDDISELRYGKICILADADSDGLHIATLLCALFMMHYRILVEKGHVYIAMPPLFRIDLGKEVFYALDEEEKNGILDRIVADKKKGKVQVTRFKGLGEMNPLQLRETTMDPNTRRLVQLTIDDKDDTMALMDMLLSKKRSPDRKVWLESKGDLAQL; from the coding sequence ATGAGCAACCAATATACTTCTGACGCTATCGAGGTTCTTAACGGACTCGACCCAGTAAAACGCCGTCCTGGTATGTATACCGACACTACCAGACCCAACCATTTAGGTCAGGAAGTCATCGATAACAGTGTTGATGAAGCACTCGCAGGTCACGCCTCAAAAATTGAAGTGGTATTACACGCCGATAATTCGTTAGAAGTTACCGATGATGGCCGTGGTATGCCCGTTGATATTCACCCAGAAGAAGGTATTCCTGGGGTTGAGCTGATCCTAACGAAATTGCACGCTGGTGGTAAATTCTCAAACAAGAATTACCAGTTTTCGGGTGGTTTACATGGAGTCGGTATTTCGGTTGTAAATGCCTTATCAACGCGTGTTGAAATTACTGTGCGCCGTGATGCCCAAGTGTATGACATGGCATTTGAAAGCGGTGATAAAGTAGAAGACTTAACCGTCACAGGTACTTGTGGACGCCGGAATACCGGCACGCGAGTTCACTTTTGGCCAGATGCTAGCTACTTTGATTCTGGTAACTTCTCCATTACTAAGTTGCTTCACCTTTTACGTGCTAAAGCCGTTTTATGCCCAGGCCTACGTATTAAGTTTAGTAATAAGCAAAACGGCGAAGTACATGAATGGTTTTACGAAAGTGGTTTAACCGATTATTTAAAAGAAGCGGTAAAAGACTCAGTGTTATTACCCGAAGAGCCTTTTGTCGGTAGTTTTACTGGCAAGGTTGACGCTGCAGAATGGGCGATTACTTGGTTACCTGAAGGTGGCGATAGTCTTTACGAAAGTTATGTAAACTTAATCCCGACACCACTTGGCGGTACTCACGTTAATGGTTTTAGACAGGGATTATTAGAGTCGATGCGTGAGTTCTGTGAATTCCGTAACTTAGTACCAAGAGGTATCAAACTTTCTCCAGAAGATATTTGGGATAAAGCCTCTTTTATTCTCTCAATCAAAATGCAAGATCCGCAATTTTCTGGCCAAACTAAAGAAAAACTCTCTAGCCGTCAAAGTTCGGCATTTGTATCAGGTGTTGTTCGAGATGCGTTTTCATTGTGGCTTAACTCTAATACTGACCAAGCTGAGTTATTAGCTGAATTGTGTATTAACAATGCCCAAAAACGTTTAAAAGCGGCTAAAAAGGTTGCTCGTAAAAAAGTCACTGCAGGGCCTGCATTACCCGGTAAATTGACCGATTGTAGTGGACAAGACCCTATGCGTGGCGAACTATTCTTGGTGGAGGGTGACTCTGCGGGAGGTAGTGCTAAACAGGCACGAGATCGTGAGTTTCAAGCGATTATGCCGCTGCGTGGTAAAATTCTAAATACCTGGGAAGTTGACGCGTCACAGGTATTAGCGTCACAAGAAGTCCATGATATTTCTGTTGCTATAGGTTGCGATCCTGATAGTGATGATATTTCAGAATTACGCTATGGCAAGATATGTATTCTTGCTGATGCCGATTCCGATGGTCTACATATTGCGACCTTGCTATGTGCTCTATTTATGATGCATTACCGTATATTGGTTGAAAAGGGGCATGTGTATATCGCTATGCCACCACTTTTTCGTATCGATTTAGGCAAAGAAGTATTTTATGCCCTAGATGAAGAAGAAAAAAACGGTATATTAGATAGAATTGTTGCCGATAAGAAAAAAGGCAAAGTACAAGTGACTCGCTTTAAAGGATTGGGCGAGATGAATCCATTGCAGCTTAGAGAAACAACAATGGATCCTAATACTCGTCGCTTAGTGCAATTAACCATTGATGATAAAGACGATACCATGGCATTAATGGATATGTTGTTATCGAAGAAGCGCTCACCAGATCGTAAAGTCTGGCTAGAGTCTAAAGGTGATCTTGCTCAACTGTAA
- a CDS encoding YqiA/YcfP family alpha/beta fold hydrolase, whose translation MLLYIHGFNSSPHSDKAKDTAEYFQRCFPEYPFVQPQLPSSPKEAMALLCGIVEQAKAKNEPLTYIGSSLGGYFASYLAETYGGKAVLINPAVKPFELFDEFLGPQYNPYIDEHYQVLPQHKLDVAEYNTEVIRRPDRFLVFLQTGDEVLDYRQALLKYHCCQLHVEANGDHSFIGYKNQLDKICEFLKIT comes from the coding sequence ATGTTGCTCTATATACATGGATTTAATAGCTCTCCTCATTCTGATAAAGCCAAAGATACGGCTGAATATTTCCAGCGCTGTTTCCCAGAATATCCTTTCGTTCAGCCACAATTACCTTCGTCACCTAAAGAGGCGATGGCTTTGTTATGTGGTATTGTAGAGCAAGCAAAAGCTAAAAATGAACCATTAACCTATATCGGTTCTTCTTTAGGTGGATACTTTGCCAGTTATCTCGCCGAAACATACGGTGGTAAAGCAGTGCTAATAAATCCTGCTGTGAAACCATTTGAGCTATTTGATGAGTTTCTAGGGCCACAATATAATCCATATATTGATGAACATTACCAAGTATTACCGCAACATAAGCTTGATGTTGCCGAATATAATACTGAGGTTATTCGTCGTCCTGATCGTTTTTTAGTTTTTTTGCAAACAGGCGATGAAGTGTTAGATTATCGACAAGCATTATTAAAATACCATTGTTGCCAACTCCATGTAGAGGCGAATGGTGACCACAGTTTTATTGGCTATAAAAACCAGCTAGATAAGATTTGTGAGTTTTTAAAAATTACATAA
- the cpdA gene encoding 3',5'-cyclic-AMP phosphodiesterase, giving the protein MLKEPVNYPNTDTDVVRLIQVTDPHLFADPEAKLLGVNTAASFQAVLNTFLSTNYKADIMLATGDISQDYSPQSYQHFSNTVAELAMPCHYLPGNHDDPRLMSLHMQGKHLFGQQRIVIGNWQILMLDSTVRGKPGGYMAEDQFNLIDEAIKADPDKHVLLAMHHNPILVRCSWLDQHCMINGDAFLKRVSKHPQVKGALWGHVHQSIDTEYQGDNGVISLMATPSTCIQFKPKSSYFALDGLQPGYRLLELASNGSIHTNVYRVPGEKFSPDNDASGY; this is encoded by the coding sequence GTGCTAAAAGAGCCAGTTAATTACCCCAATACTGATACGGATGTCGTAAGACTTATTCAAGTCACTGACCCGCATTTGTTCGCTGATCCAGAAGCAAAGCTTTTAGGGGTGAATACGGCTGCCAGTTTTCAGGCTGTTTTGAATACGTTTTTAAGTACGAATTATAAAGCTGATATAATGTTAGCTACCGGCGATATTAGCCAAGATTACTCCCCTCAATCCTACCAACATTTTTCTAATACCGTTGCAGAATTAGCTATGCCTTGCCATTATCTACCTGGCAATCATGATGATCCTCGTTTGATGAGCTTGCATATGCAAGGCAAGCATTTATTTGGGCAACAGCGGATTGTTATTGGTAATTGGCAAATATTGATGTTGGATTCTACTGTACGTGGTAAACCTGGTGGTTATATGGCAGAAGATCAATTTAATTTGATTGATGAAGCGATTAAAGCTGACCCAGATAAGCACGTATTACTTGCTATGCACCATAATCCTATCCTTGTCCGATGTAGCTGGCTCGATCAGCACTGCATGATCAATGGCGATGCCTTTTTAAAACGGGTAAGTAAACACCCACAAGTAAAAGGCGCGTTGTGGGGGCATGTTCACCAATCTATCGACACTGAGTATCAAGGTGATAATGGTGTAATTAGCCTAATGGCAACACCGTCTACCTGTATACAATTTAAGCCAAAATCTTCTTATTTTGCACTGGACGGACTTCAACCAGGCTATCGTTTGCTGGAGTTAGCAAGCAATGGTAGCATTCATACTAATGTTTATCGGGTTCCGGGTGAAAAGTTCTCACCAGATAATGACGCAAGCGGTTATTAA
- a CDS encoding DUF1249 domain-containing protein: MNQKVTKGKYQPNVSAFLALCGRNYALILKWLPDAADVNESWAVEGQFGLLDVTVIENTKYTQLIEISRKLPNHDFLTIPKACVRVYHDAQLAEVLTSQQIFRLKAVYDYPNVHMHQTDEKYQVNAFLEELLKIGCRRQHVCST, from the coding sequence GTGAATCAAAAAGTAACCAAAGGTAAGTATCAACCCAACGTGAGTGCTTTTTTAGCGCTGTGCGGGCGTAATTACGCACTTATTTTAAAATGGTTACCAGATGCGGCAGATGTGAATGAATCTTGGGCAGTTGAAGGGCAATTTGGTCTATTAGATGTCACTGTTATTGAAAATACAAAGTATACTCAGCTGATTGAAATATCGAGGAAATTGCCCAATCATGATTTCCTTACCATACCTAAAGCTTGTGTGCGAGTTTATCATGACGCTCAATTAGCAGAAGTGTTAACTAGTCAACAGATTTTCCGATTAAAAGCAGTGTATGATTATCCAAATGTACATATGCATCAAACGGATGAGAAATACCAAGTTAATGCATTTCTGGAAGAGCTACTTAAGATCGGATGTCGTCGCCAGCATGTCTGTTCAACATAG